From one Stigmatopora nigra isolate UIUO_SnigA chromosome 8, RoL_Snig_1.1, whole genome shotgun sequence genomic stretch:
- the cep57 gene encoding centrosomal protein of 57 kDa isoform X2 — protein sequence MTIVISQLQELHAIPNEAAGDKILLLPFYKEYPARIFPPSDPYDPYRPPSPSKGYPETNSAAILSALGHLQEKIRRLELENKRAERRDAQRTVGVEVIQRNSTSQTDKGRAKDDLSSCNKAVMTQLTSAESRCANLERQLDHMRTLLRNARGEKSHLKHQVTMGVSKSSQVREDTASAHAHLKKMLQLEQEYLRLTRTQAQAEVKIHQLEQKLQEEEHQRKLVQDKLQSGLDVNGIFLRPGYLPQRSTTHPRERKGLLKARPSCFEPHYRLNLRDVPFVAGTSVGGSHSVRANVQSVLSLLKHHQPELCNNRVLGVHSHTKNRRSSDTSSSATSSNGGELTELLQMLRDELRVMSLEQDELIRQLERHVPLRERKQLERQREALLLKIERKGEQIAKLYKHKLQMKKVRKEASRYQGKVKEAKPGEKSKRNLKLLKDMKALQTSLRT from the exons ATGACTATTGTGATATCACAATTGCAGGAGTTGCATGCAATTCCTAATGAAGCTGCAGGtgacaaaatattattattgccCTTCTATAAGGAATATCCTGCACGGATCTTTCCACCAAGTGACCCCTACGACCCCTATCGACCTCCATCACCAAGCAAAGGCTACCCAGAAACCAACAGTGCAG CTATCCTGTCGGCTTTAGGACATCTGCAGGAGAAAATCAGGAGGTTGGAACTGGAGAATAAACGTGCCGAAAGGAGAGATGCCCAGCGCACTGTTGGCGTTGAGGTCATCCAGAGGAACTCCACCAGCCAGACGGATAAAGGGAGAGCAAAGGATGATCTTTCCAGCTGCAACAAAG CTGTAATGACCCAACTGACCTCTGCGGAATCTCGCTGCGCCAATCTCGAACGTCAACTAGATCACATGAGGACGCTGTTGCGCAATGCCCGAGGGGAGAAAAGTCATCTCAAGCATCAA GTGACGATGGGAGTGTCCAAATCTTCGCAGGTGCGAGAGGACACAGCATCCGCACACGCCCACCTGAAGAAAATGTTGCAGCTGGAGCAGGAATATCTCAGACTTACACGCACCCAAGCCCAAGCTGAG GTGAAGATTCACCAGCTGGAGCAAAAACTGCAGGAAGAGGAGCACCAGAGGAAACTGGTCCAGGATAAGCTGCAGTCAGGCTTGGACGTCAATGGAATCTTCCTGCGGCCGGGCTATCTTCCACAGAGGAGCACTACCCACCCCAGAGAACGGAAGGGCCTCCTGAAGGCG CGGCCTTCCTGCTTTGAACCTCACTACAGACTAAACCTCCGAGACGTCCCTTTTGTAGCTGGCACG TCAGTAGGGGGCAGCCACTCAGTCCGAGCCAACGTCCAATCGGTTTTATCCCTCTTAAAGCACCACCAACCTGAACTGTGCAACAACCGGGTCCTCGGCGTACACTCACACACGAAAAACCGCCGTTCTTCCGACACATCCTCCTCCGCCACCTCCTCCAACGGCGGGGAATTAACGGAACTTCTACAGATGCTGCGGGATGAACTGAGGGTGATGAGTTT AGAACAGGACGAGCTGATTCGTCAACTGGAGCGCCACGTTCCTCTTCGGGAGAGAAAACAGCTGGAACGCCAGCGGGAGGCGCTACTTCTCAAAATAGAGCGCAAAGGCGAACAGATCGCTAAACTTTACAAGCACAAATTACAG ATGAAAAAAGTAAGAAAGGAGGCAAGCAGATATCAAGGCAAAGTCAAGGAAGCCAAACCGGGAGAGAAAAGTAAACGTAATCTCAAGTTGCTCAAGGACATGAAAGCCTTGCAGACGTCTTTAAGGACCTGA
- the cep57 gene encoding centrosomal protein of 57 kDa isoform X3 — protein sequence MATAKTPTVVMEPLQKEYPARIFPPSDPYDPYRPPSPSKGYPETNSAAILSALGHLQEKIRRLELENKRAERRDAQRTVGVEVIQRNSTSQTDKGRAKDDLSSCNKAVMTQLTSAESRCANLERQLDHMRTLLRNARGEKSHLKHQVTMGVSKSSQVREDTASAHAHLKKMLQLEQEYLRLTRTQAQAEVKIHQLEQKLQEEEHQRKLVQDKLQSGLDVNGIFLRPGYLPQRSTTHPRERKGLLKAKRPSCFEPHYRLNLRDVPFVAGTSVGGSHSVRANVQSVLSLLKHHQPELCNNRVLGVHSHTKNRRSSDTSSSATSSNGGELTELLQMLRDELRVMSLEQDELIRQLERHVPLRERKQLERQREALLLKIERKGEQIAKLYKHKLQMKKVRKEASRYQGKVKEAKPGEKSKRNLKLLKDMKALQTSLRT from the exons ATGGCGACAGCCAAAACACCCACTGTTGTTATGGAGCCCTTGCAAAAG GAATATCCTGCACGGATCTTTCCACCAAGTGACCCCTACGACCCCTATCGACCTCCATCACCAAGCAAAGGCTACCCAGAAACCAACAGTGCAG CTATCCTGTCGGCTTTAGGACATCTGCAGGAGAAAATCAGGAGGTTGGAACTGGAGAATAAACGTGCCGAAAGGAGAGATGCCCAGCGCACTGTTGGCGTTGAGGTCATCCAGAGGAACTCCACCAGCCAGACGGATAAAGGGAGAGCAAAGGATGATCTTTCCAGCTGCAACAAAG CTGTAATGACCCAACTGACCTCTGCGGAATCTCGCTGCGCCAATCTCGAACGTCAACTAGATCACATGAGGACGCTGTTGCGCAATGCCCGAGGGGAGAAAAGTCATCTCAAGCATCAA GTGACGATGGGAGTGTCCAAATCTTCGCAGGTGCGAGAGGACACAGCATCCGCACACGCCCACCTGAAGAAAATGTTGCAGCTGGAGCAGGAATATCTCAGACTTACACGCACCCAAGCCCAAGCTGAG GTGAAGATTCACCAGCTGGAGCAAAAACTGCAGGAAGAGGAGCACCAGAGGAAACTGGTCCAGGATAAGCTGCAGTCAGGCTTGGACGTCAATGGAATCTTCCTGCGGCCGGGCTATCTTCCACAGAGGAGCACTACCCACCCCAGAGAACGGAAGGGCCTCCTGAAGGCG AAGCGGCCTTCCTGCTTTGAACCTCACTACAGACTAAACCTCCGAGACGTCCCTTTTGTAGCTGGCACG TCAGTAGGGGGCAGCCACTCAGTCCGAGCCAACGTCCAATCGGTTTTATCCCTCTTAAAGCACCACCAACCTGAACTGTGCAACAACCGGGTCCTCGGCGTACACTCACACACGAAAAACCGCCGTTCTTCCGACACATCCTCCTCCGCCACCTCCTCCAACGGCGGGGAATTAACGGAACTTCTACAGATGCTGCGGGATGAACTGAGGGTGATGAGTTT AGAACAGGACGAGCTGATTCGTCAACTGGAGCGCCACGTTCCTCTTCGGGAGAGAAAACAGCTGGAACGCCAGCGGGAGGCGCTACTTCTCAAAATAGAGCGCAAAGGCGAACAGATCGCTAAACTTTACAAGCACAAATTACAG ATGAAAAAAGTAAGAAAGGAGGCAAGCAGATATCAAGGCAAAGTCAAGGAAGCCAAACCGGGAGAGAAAAGTAAACGTAATCTCAAGTTGCTCAAGGACATGAAAGCCTTGCAGACGTCTTTAAGGACCTGA
- the cep57 gene encoding centrosomal protein of 57 kDa isoform X1, whose amino-acid sequence MTIVISQLQELHAIPNEAAGDKILLLPFYKEYPARIFPPSDPYDPYRPPSPSKGYPETNSAAILSALGHLQEKIRRLELENKRAERRDAQRTVGVEVIQRNSTSQTDKGRAKDDLSSCNKAVMTQLTSAESRCANLERQLDHMRTLLRNARGEKSHLKHQVTMGVSKSSQVREDTASAHAHLKKMLQLEQEYLRLTRTQAQAEVKIHQLEQKLQEEEHQRKLVQDKLQSGLDVNGIFLRPGYLPQRSTTHPRERKGLLKAKRPSCFEPHYRLNLRDVPFVAGTSVGGSHSVRANVQSVLSLLKHHQPELCNNRVLGVHSHTKNRRSSDTSSSATSSNGGELTELLQMLRDELRVMSLEQDELIRQLERHVPLRERKQLERQREALLLKIERKGEQIAKLYKHKLQMKKVRKEASRYQGKVKEAKPGEKSKRNLKLLKDMKALQTSLRT is encoded by the exons ATGACTATTGTGATATCACAATTGCAGGAGTTGCATGCAATTCCTAATGAAGCTGCAGGtgacaaaatattattattgccCTTCTATAAGGAATATCCTGCACGGATCTTTCCACCAAGTGACCCCTACGACCCCTATCGACCTCCATCACCAAGCAAAGGCTACCCAGAAACCAACAGTGCAG CTATCCTGTCGGCTTTAGGACATCTGCAGGAGAAAATCAGGAGGTTGGAACTGGAGAATAAACGTGCCGAAAGGAGAGATGCCCAGCGCACTGTTGGCGTTGAGGTCATCCAGAGGAACTCCACCAGCCAGACGGATAAAGGGAGAGCAAAGGATGATCTTTCCAGCTGCAACAAAG CTGTAATGACCCAACTGACCTCTGCGGAATCTCGCTGCGCCAATCTCGAACGTCAACTAGATCACATGAGGACGCTGTTGCGCAATGCCCGAGGGGAGAAAAGTCATCTCAAGCATCAA GTGACGATGGGAGTGTCCAAATCTTCGCAGGTGCGAGAGGACACAGCATCCGCACACGCCCACCTGAAGAAAATGTTGCAGCTGGAGCAGGAATATCTCAGACTTACACGCACCCAAGCCCAAGCTGAG GTGAAGATTCACCAGCTGGAGCAAAAACTGCAGGAAGAGGAGCACCAGAGGAAACTGGTCCAGGATAAGCTGCAGTCAGGCTTGGACGTCAATGGAATCTTCCTGCGGCCGGGCTATCTTCCACAGAGGAGCACTACCCACCCCAGAGAACGGAAGGGCCTCCTGAAGGCG AAGCGGCCTTCCTGCTTTGAACCTCACTACAGACTAAACCTCCGAGACGTCCCTTTTGTAGCTGGCACG TCAGTAGGGGGCAGCCACTCAGTCCGAGCCAACGTCCAATCGGTTTTATCCCTCTTAAAGCACCACCAACCTGAACTGTGCAACAACCGGGTCCTCGGCGTACACTCACACACGAAAAACCGCCGTTCTTCCGACACATCCTCCTCCGCCACCTCCTCCAACGGCGGGGAATTAACGGAACTTCTACAGATGCTGCGGGATGAACTGAGGGTGATGAGTTT AGAACAGGACGAGCTGATTCGTCAACTGGAGCGCCACGTTCCTCTTCGGGAGAGAAAACAGCTGGAACGCCAGCGGGAGGCGCTACTTCTCAAAATAGAGCGCAAAGGCGAACAGATCGCTAAACTTTACAAGCACAAATTACAG ATGAAAAAAGTAAGAAAGGAGGCAAGCAGATATCAAGGCAAAGTCAAGGAAGCCAAACCGGGAGAGAAAAGTAAACGTAATCTCAAGTTGCTCAAGGACATGAAAGCCTTGCAGACGTCTTTAAGGACCTGA
- the mre11a gene encoding double-strand break repair protein MRE11, which produces MASNNALDDEDTFKILIATDIHLGYLEKEAIRGSDSYNTFDEILQYAKTYQVDFILLGGDLFHENKPTRRCLHTCTSMLRKYCMGDSPIQFNIISDQAVHFNTTQFPWVNYQDENLNISIPVFSIHGNHDDPTGAEGLCALDLLSASGLLNHFGHSQSVEKIEISPILFHKGSSKLALYGLGSIPDERLYRMFVNNKVTMLRPKEDQDEWFNLFAIHQNRSKHGPTNYIPEQFLHEFLDLVVWGHEHECLIAPSKNEQQLFYVTQPGSSVATSLSPGEATKKHIGLLRVKGRKMNLQKIPLKTVRQFFIQDVVLADYEDAFTVDTPNVVNKVENLCHAKVNEMLEEAERQRLGCPLTPEKPLIRLRVDYSGGFETFNTSRFSQKYVDRVANPKDLIHFLRSREKKEQVKDEINVDYSKVRKTTTAEGLKMEDLVKNYLETTEQKVQLSLLTQRSIGKAIQEFVYKDEKDAIEELVSYQLEKTQLHLQDRSVITEQQIDTEIQQFRDSKKNTTEEENDIQEVMNRAKANRLERGETSMDIDTLDPPSDLDSEEEAPPTKGRGRGRGRGGVARGRGRGRGVTTASEPKTSSRGAPKKSPVTSRNRSIVQALQAPPQRSSRAPPAQEQLTIDDSDEDTPPVIKAPPSSKMASSSSRQSSQSQSQSQSQTGRGVFFDDEEDPFRPPTRR; this is translated from the exons ATGGCTTCAAACAATGCACT GGATGACGAGGACACCTTCAAGATCCTCATTGCTACAGATATCCACCTGGGATACCTGGAGAAGGAGGCCATCCGCGGTAGCGACTCCTACAACACTTTTGACGAAATCCTTCAATATGCCAAGACATATCAG GTGGATTTCATCCTACTGGGTGGCGATCTATTCCACGAGAACAAGCCGACACGCCGATGCCTCCACACGTGCACCAGCATGCTCCGAAAATACTGCATGGGAGACTCACCTATACAATTTAACATTATCAGTGACCAGGCGGTTCATTTTAACACCACACA GTTTCCCTGGGTTAATTATCAGGATGAAAACCTAAACATCTCCATTCCGGTGTTTAGCATCCATGGTAACCATGACGACCCAACTGGG gctGAAGGTTTATGTGCTTTGGATCTACTCAGCGCATCTGGTCTCCTCAACCATTTTGGTCACTCTCAATCCGTAGAGAAGATTGAAATCAGCCCCATTCTTTTTCATAAAGGCAGCAGCAAGTTGGCGCTATATGGACTTG ggtCTATTCCAGATGAACGTCTATACAGGATGTTTGTCAATAATAAGGTGACAATGTTGCGGCCTAAAGAAGACCAAGATGAGTGGTTTAACCTGTTTGCCATTCACCAGAACAG GAGCAAACACGGCCCCACCAACTACATCCCCGAACAATTCCTGCACGAATTTCTCGACCTGGTGGTGTGGGGACACGAACACGAGTGCCTGATCGCCCCCAGCAAAAACGAACAGCAGCTTTTCTACGTAACGCAGCCCGGAAGCTCCGTAGCTACTTCGCTATCTCCCGGAGAAGCCACCAAGAA ACACATCGGGTTGTTGAGAGTAAAAGGTCGTAAGATGAACCTGCAGAAGATCCCCCTGAAGACGGTCCGTCAGTTCTTCATCCAAGACGTGGTGCTGGCTGATTACGAAGACGCCTTCACTGTGGATACGCCCAATGTGGTTAACAAGGTGGAGAACCTCTGCCATGCCAAG GTCAACGAAATGCTAGAAGAGGCCGAGAGGCAACGACTGGGATGTCCGCTCACCCCCGAGAAGCCCCTCATTCGTCTCAGG GTGGACTACTCGGGTGGTTTTGAGACCTTCAACACTTCCCGCTTCAGTCAGAAATATGTGGACCGCGTGGCTAATCCCAAAGACCTGATTCACTTCCTCCGGTCCCGAGAGAAGAAGGAACAAGTCAAAG atgaaatcaACGTTGACTACAGTAAAGTCCGAAAAACGACAACAGCCGAGGGCCTGAAAATGGAGGACTTGGTGAAGAATTACTTGGAAACGACCGAGCAG AAAGTGCAGCTTTCTCTCCTGACTCAGCGTAGCATCGGCAAAGCCATTCAAGAGTTCGTATACAAAGACGAGAAAGACGCCATCGAGGAGCTGGTTTCCTATCAATTGGAGAAGACGCAGCTCCACCTGCAGGACCGGAGTGTCATCACCGAGCAACAGATTGACACGGAG aTCCAGCAATTCCGAGACTCCAAAAAGAacaccacagaagaagaaaatgacatcCAAGAG gtgaTGAACCGAGCCAAAGCAAACCGTTTGGAGCGTGGCGAGACCTCCATGGACATCGACACGTTGGACCCGCCGAGTGACTTGGATTCGGAGGAGGAAGCGCCACCGACCAAGGGAAGAGGACGAGGAAGAGGACGAGGGGGAGTGGCCAGGGGGCGGGGCCGTGGGAGAG GTGTCACTACAGCTTCAGAGCCAAAAACTTCGTCACGAGGCGCTCCCAAGAAATCACCCGTCACCAGCCGAAACAGAAGCATCGTGCAAG CACTTCAAGCACCGCCTCAAAGATCTTCTCGGGCACCGCCGGCCCAAGAACAA CTGACCATTGACGACTCGGACGAAGACACTCCGCCGGTTATCAAGGCTCCGCCCTCTTCCAA AATGGCATCCTCATCCTCACGGCAGAGTTCTCAGAGTCAAAGCCAGAGTCAAAGCCAAACGGGCAGAGGAGTATTTTTTGACGATGAG GAGGATCCCTTCAGGCCCCCCACTCGGCGTTGA
- the tmprss4a gene encoding transmembrane protease serine 4a isoform X2, which yields MTAPKAQREKYSKTKKVLLTIATVVVLLGILATAAYFIKQLIDSKYFFCTKSFKFIPLDRACDGTDDCKGGEDELTCLSNFKVNTTFPVRLVTQQSILQVYNPSSGWRSVCGEGWTQRHTLAACSQLGYTNQPRSTNVLVSRLASNLIRGPFGALRSGTASTSLHQAIVDRSSCTSGAVVSLSCSDCGQREPETRIVGGTAAFIEDWPWQVSLQQGGQHTCGGSLVSERWVVTAAHCFSSTKRELSRWKVVSGGTHMGTLGGSSVDRIILNGNYDPGLNDYDVALMRLTSPIKMGESRMPVCLPPKDLGLAPSASMVVTGWGYLEENGNISPSLQKANIPLIDWSKCRSPAVYGSSITQRMICAGFLEGRVDACQGDSGGPLVHYKSSKWYLVGVVSWGVGCARERRPGVYCNVEEMLNWIHSVMEKNQ from the exons ATGACGGCTCCAAAGGCTCAAAGGGAGAAGTATTCAAAGACCAAAAAAGTCTTGTTGACTATAGCCACAGTGGTGGTGTTGCTGGGAATCCTCGCCACCGCCGCATACTTCA TAAAACAACTGATCGACAGCAAGTACTTTTTCTGCACCAAATCCTTCAAATTCATCCCCTTGGATCGAGCGTGCGATGGAACGGATGACTGCAAAGGAGGAGAAGATGAACTAACATGTTTGTCAAACTTCAAGGTCAACACAACCTTCCCAG TACGCCTGGTCACCCAGCAGAGCATCTTACAGGTGTACAATCCCAGCTCGGGATGGAGGAGCGTATGTGGCGAAGGATGGACCCAACGACATACTCTGGCAGCATGCTCACAACTCGGATATACAAA TCAACCTCGGAGCACTAACGTCCTGGTGAGCAGGTTAGCGTCCAATCTGATTCGTGGACCGTTCGGTGCGCTCAGGTCGGGGACGGCGAGCACGTCGCTTCACCAAGCTATAGTTGATCG GAGCTCGTGCACATCTGGAGCTGTTGTCTCTTTATCTTGTTCAG ATTGTGGTCAAAGGGAACCCGAAACCCGAATTGTTGGAGGTACGGCAGCGTTCATAGAAGACTGGCCGTGGCAGGTGAGCCTGCAGCAAGGCGGCCAACACACCTGCGGGGGCTCCCTGGTGTCGGAACGTTGGGTGGTCACGGCGGCCCACTGCTTCAGCAG CACCAAAAGGGAGCTGAGTCGCTGGAAAGTGGTCTCAGGTGGGACCCACATGGGTACACTCGGGGGGTCCTCGGTGGACAGGATTATCCTGAACGGGAACTACGATCCGGGACTTAATGATTATGATGTGGCGCTGATGAGACTCACCAGTCCGATTAAAATGGGAg AGAGCCGGATGCCCGTTTGTTTACCACCGAAAGACTTGGGCCTGGCTCCTTCGGCCTCCATGGTGGTGACCGGTTGGGGCTACCTGGAGGAAAACG GAAACATCTCTCCATCCCTGCAGAAAGCCAACATACCTCTCATCGATTGGAGCAAGTGCAGAAGCCCGGCCGTGTATGGCAGTAGCATCACCCAGAGGATGATATGCGCGGGTTTTCTGGAGGGGAGAGTCGACGCCTGTCAG GGAGACAGCGGCGGACCATTAGTACACTACAAGTCCTCCAAATGGTACTTGGTGGGAGTGGTGAGCTGGGGTGTTGGCTGCGCCAGGGAGAGGCGTCCCGGGGTCTACTGTAACGTTGAAGAGATGCTCAACTGGATTCACAGCGTCATGGAG AAAAACCAGTGA
- the tmprss4a gene encoding transmembrane protease serine 4a isoform X1, with the protein MWIASSAEESTRPLNAPLGVPQPGRRRRLMTAPKAQREKYSKTKKVLLTIATVVVLLGILATAAYFIKQLIDSKYFFCTKSFKFIPLDRACDGTDDCKGGEDELTCLSNFKVNTTFPVRLVTQQSILQVYNPSSGWRSVCGEGWTQRHTLAACSQLGYTNQPRSTNVLVSRLASNLIRGPFGALRSGTASTSLHQAIVDRSSCTSGAVVSLSCSDCGQREPETRIVGGTAAFIEDWPWQVSLQQGGQHTCGGSLVSERWVVTAAHCFSSTKRELSRWKVVSGGTHMGTLGGSSVDRIILNGNYDPGLNDYDVALMRLTSPIKMGESRMPVCLPPKDLGLAPSASMVVTGWGYLEENGNISPSLQKANIPLIDWSKCRSPAVYGSSITQRMICAGFLEGRVDACQGDSGGPLVHYKSSKWYLVGVVSWGVGCARERRPGVYCNVEEMLNWIHSVMEKNQ; encoded by the exons ATGTGG ATCGCTTCGTCAGCTGAAGAAAGCACGAGACCGTTGAACGCCCCGCTCGGAG TTCCACAGCCAGGTCGTCGCAGAAGGCTAATGACGGCTCCAAAGGCTCAAAGGGAGAAGTATTCAAAGACCAAAAAAGTCTTGTTGACTATAGCCACAGTGGTGGTGTTGCTGGGAATCCTCGCCACCGCCGCATACTTCA TAAAACAACTGATCGACAGCAAGTACTTTTTCTGCACCAAATCCTTCAAATTCATCCCCTTGGATCGAGCGTGCGATGGAACGGATGACTGCAAAGGAGGAGAAGATGAACTAACATGTTTGTCAAACTTCAAGGTCAACACAACCTTCCCAG TACGCCTGGTCACCCAGCAGAGCATCTTACAGGTGTACAATCCCAGCTCGGGATGGAGGAGCGTATGTGGCGAAGGATGGACCCAACGACATACTCTGGCAGCATGCTCACAACTCGGATATACAAA TCAACCTCGGAGCACTAACGTCCTGGTGAGCAGGTTAGCGTCCAATCTGATTCGTGGACCGTTCGGTGCGCTCAGGTCGGGGACGGCGAGCACGTCGCTTCACCAAGCTATAGTTGATCG GAGCTCGTGCACATCTGGAGCTGTTGTCTCTTTATCTTGTTCAG ATTGTGGTCAAAGGGAACCCGAAACCCGAATTGTTGGAGGTACGGCAGCGTTCATAGAAGACTGGCCGTGGCAGGTGAGCCTGCAGCAAGGCGGCCAACACACCTGCGGGGGCTCCCTGGTGTCGGAACGTTGGGTGGTCACGGCGGCCCACTGCTTCAGCAG CACCAAAAGGGAGCTGAGTCGCTGGAAAGTGGTCTCAGGTGGGACCCACATGGGTACACTCGGGGGGTCCTCGGTGGACAGGATTATCCTGAACGGGAACTACGATCCGGGACTTAATGATTATGATGTGGCGCTGATGAGACTCACCAGTCCGATTAAAATGGGAg AGAGCCGGATGCCCGTTTGTTTACCACCGAAAGACTTGGGCCTGGCTCCTTCGGCCTCCATGGTGGTGACCGGTTGGGGCTACCTGGAGGAAAACG GAAACATCTCTCCATCCCTGCAGAAAGCCAACATACCTCTCATCGATTGGAGCAAGTGCAGAAGCCCGGCCGTGTATGGCAGTAGCATCACCCAGAGGATGATATGCGCGGGTTTTCTGGAGGGGAGAGTCGACGCCTGTCAG GGAGACAGCGGCGGACCATTAGTACACTACAAGTCCTCCAAATGGTACTTGGTGGGAGTGGTGAGCTGGGGTGTTGGCTGCGCCAGGGAGAGGCGTCCCGGGGTCTACTGTAACGTTGAAGAGATGCTCAACTGGATTCACAGCGTCATGGAG AAAAACCAGTGA
- the il10ra gene encoding interleukin-10 receptor subunit alpha, which produces MMTFVEVPGIVMTNKTLVIVLFLILNSSTGLSLPRLDRLSLNILDGEVIVFWKPAQNATSDVHYNVQMTKLAGEWAVVLSCSGITKTFCNLSGHIQDYASGYKVRVQAVDGNHTSEWTVKKFLPNSSDLQPPSFTLYATSSTISINVHQKPILRQLFPFGVTYILHLKEIAKNDKVPVKETTVMYLTDDLDQESKTFSSLQWGVKYCVSVMVEGNGALSRSDFSPEQCLLLPEREWFVVSVTSLSVLGLMAVGAVSAIGLVCYLKRPAKIPVVLKSPVLNWDPLSVGDGPMEVVTDKGWFLSSHGTQHPTKNPQIKLAFNLAEENQRRPSQDSGVIVVCNAVDKPQTSIRGTQEDSGCGSMGETVYPQNDPIPTKTEDLVQVKDYHRQNPALHVPQDQIPSSPVLAQVVSGYRAGPPDHFSKTIVPEVETVQWREGKEDFSQDRRRTRVEITAAFPLLTSLVQKNP; this is translated from the exons ATGATGACATTTGTGGAAGTACCAGGAATTGTAATGACCAATAAGACGCTGGTTATCGTCCTTTTTTTAATCCTAAACAGCagcacag GATTATCGCTCCCTCGGTTGGATCGACTCAGCTTGAATATTCTGGACGGCGAAGTGATCGTCTTTTGGAAGCCGGCGCAAAACGCCACATCTGACGTCCACTACAATGTACAAATGACAAA GCTGGCTGGTGAGTGGGCTGTAGTTCTCAGCTGTTCGGGTATCACAAAGACCTTCTGCAATCTGAGTGGACACATACAGGACTATGCTAGTGGTTACAAGGTCAGAGTTCAAGCAGTTGATGGGAACCACACATCGGAGTGGACGGTGAAGAAATTCCTgcccaattcaa gtGACCTTCAACCTCCGTCTTTCACATTATATGCGACCTCCAGTACCATCAGCATCAACGTTCACCAAAAACCCATCCTCAGACAGCTTTTTCCTTTTGGGGTAACATACATCCTTCACCTGAAAGAAATCGCCAAAAATGACAAAGTGCCTGTCAAA GAAACAACAGTGATGTACCTTACAGATGACTTGGATCAAGAGTCCAAAACCTTCAGTTCTCTCCAATGGGGGGTCAAATACTGCGTCAGTGTCATGGTGGAAGGAAATGGCGCTTTGTCCAGGAGTGATTTTTCTCCGGAACAATGCCTGTTGCTGCCGGAACGAG aatggTTCGTCGTTTCCGTGACATCTCTGTCGGTTCTGGGTTTGATGGCCGTGGGTGCCGTTTCAGCGATTGGCCTCGTTTGTTACTTGAAGCGGCCAGCCAAAATACCGGTCGTCCTG aaatcTCCCGTGCTTAACTGGGATCCGCTCAGTGTCGGAGACGGACCCATGGAAGTAGTCACGGACAAAGGTTGGTTCCTATCCAGCCACGGAACACAACACCCTacaaaaaacccacaaatcAAGCTAGCTTTCAACCTGGCTGAAGAAAACCAAAGAAGACCTAGCCAGGACAGCGGCGTTATCGTGGTTTGCAACGCCGTGGACAAACCCCAAACCAGTATTCGGGGTACACAAGAGGACAGCGGGTGTGGAAGCATGGGTGAAACAGTGTATCCCCAAAATGATCCAATCCCAACTAAGACAGAAGACTTGGTTCAAGTCAAAGACTATCACCGACAAAACCCTGCATTGCACGTTCCCCAAGACCAGATCCCTTCTAGTCCCGTTCTTGCCCAAGTGGTTTCGGGGTACCGGGCGGGACCCCCAGATCATTTCTCCAAAACCATAGTCCCTGAGGTTGAAACGGTCCAATGGCGTGAAGGCAAAGAGGATTTTAGCCAAGATAGAAGACGGACAAGGGTCGAAATAACCGCGGCGTTCCCCCTGTTGACGTCACTCgtgcaaaaaaatccataa